AAGGAATGTAGGATTCGGTTCTTGGCAATAACGGTATCCTATCGTCGAACCAGATTTCAGCTGAGCATAGATCTTCGGGGTCAGGATACGAATGGGCAATCTTATTTCGAAGTCTGAAGACGCTTTCTATGTCTCGAACTGGTTGATCGGTCTCGCGAGGAGTTTTGGCTATTTCACGGCAGTGGAGCGGGAGACGCAAGAGCTTGTCTTTCCATGTTTCTCTTAATGCTTCTTGAAGAATTACCCTATTTTCAAGAAGTGTTTTATTGCGTAGAACAGCAATGAGCATATTTAGGTAGGACTCCGCCGTATAGGCACATTCCATCACCAACGCTGTTGCAATACAATTCTGATGCTCCATCTGTTTCATGTATCGGTCTATATCTTTCGCATGTTTGTCGCTGTCGCCTTTCTTGACCACTATGCTCTGCGGTACATCAATGTCTTTTACCTTTATCTTTCGTAACTCTCCTTCGAAATAGGTCATCATACGGCGGTGCCGATAGTGAGGATTGATTACAAGTCGATACTTCTCTAGCGACTCAAAGGATTCCTTGAGTCCTTTCTCGTGAAGTGCGAAATTGTGCGTAAACATTTTGAGTACTTCTTGCGAAGTAATCTTTCCACCGAAGCGGCGGACCTCTAGATTCAACCAACTTCGAACTATCGAAAGATAGGTCGAGTCAGGAAGTTGTAAGAAATATTCATATTTAAAAGGAGCATCAGGATCTCCGTGCACACCTAGCGCGAGGACATTAGTCCTTGCGGCCTCCCAAAAAGACTCTTCAGTAGCGCAAATAGATAAGCTTCCGGAAAACTCAACGGAAGCCGAATAGACTGAGCTCCCATTCCTTTTATAGGTATAGGCCGTACTGCCTTCGCGAGGGATAAGTCAAAATCGGTGAGCAGTATTGGCGTACTCATCTAATGAACATATTAGGTGACGCAGGCCGCATCTAAAAGTCTAAATGTAGATGCCTCGCAGGCGCACAAATGAATGTTGTCGCGCGAGGAGTCTTATTCGCCGCCCAACTTTGAGTCCTCGTGAACCGCCACTAGTTGCGCAGCTAGCATTGAGCCAAGCAGTTCCTTCATGGCGGTCAAATCAATCTTTCCTTCGCGCCACGCAATGTCAGCTTCCTCAAGCGCCTTATAGTATGGCCTCTTGTCGGCAGAGATTTGTTCGGGAATGGTCAGCTTACCGGGTAGTAGATAGCCCAGCTTCACGCAGAGAATCAGATATGAGGCCGCACGCGAAGTCCTTCCGTTTCCGTCAGTGAAGGGATGAATCCAGTTCAGCCTCCACATGACATAGGAAGCAAGATGTAGTGGACTCTTCTCGTTCCACCTTTCGTTCACGTAGTCGCATAGCTCTTCGATCATTTCCGGAATCCGGAAAGGGTCTGGAGGGGTATGGCCGCTTCCCTGAATCTCGATTCCAGAGGGTCGCCAGTTTCCGGCGTACCCCGAGAGACCCATCAGCGCCACGCGATGAAGAGTCTGAAGATGAGAGGGACGAAACTTGAAGGGCCGCTCAGGGTCGAGGAAGCTCTGGATCATCTCGACGACAACCTGAAATTGCTTCAGGCCATTGAGGACCTCTTGCTGCGCTTTAAGCGCGGGATCGGTGATCAGCTCAGCTTCGAAAGCCTGACTGTGCCGAACCTCATCCGCCATTAAAGTGCCTTGGCTTCGATCTGTAAAAGTTCGTCTTGCTCGGCAACCATCTCGCGCGTTACGCGGTCGTTTTCAATCTTCGTATTGCCATACGCGAAGCTCCGCCGTTGAGCCTGCAATTCATCCGGTGAGACAGGGCGCGAACGAGCTGCATCTATGAGCATTTGAAGATTTTTCGGCATGACGGTTTCCTCTGTCTTTTTGAGGTTATCACTTAAGCAGCTTCGCGTTCCAGCATGCGAAAGAGGGGTACGCAGTGGATAAACAGGATAATCTCGCTCTGGTGGATTAGTGCCGTCTTTCCCATGGAGGAACCCAAGACTGTGGCTAGGTCGCAGGCACCAATGCGATGTCGTCGCCGACAAAGGCGTGCAGCGATTGGCCTTGTTTGATTTCGACGTTCTTGCCGTGTTTGATCAGGCCGATGGGTCCGAAGAGCACTGTGAGGACTACGGCGCCGGTGGTTCCGCTTTCGCCTTCTTTGCCTTTTGTGCCGCGTAGCTTGATCTTGGTGTCGCCTGCCTTGAGGTAGTTGAGGCGAATGTTCAGATCGCCGGCTTTGCCCATCATTCCTGACTTCTCGGCTTTGGTGACCTCGCCGATTGCTTTATCTCCGGCTTTTGCGACTACGATGTCTCCGACCTTGAGGTCATCGACGAGCGTTAGCGTCACCGGATCGCCTTCGGATGCGGTCTTTGAGCTGAGGTCCTGTGCAAACTGGAGATTCACGTCCGTGCCATCACGCAGCATGTACCTGCCTGAGGCGTCCGGAGCATTTGGGTTGGGAGGAGTTACAGGTGCTGGGGTGACTGCGGCGGCGAGTGGGGATGGTGCGGGAGCGGATGTTCCAGTTACAGCTTGTTGCGCTTGGGCGAGATTGCCGAATCCAGAGAGAACCAAGAAAAGTGAAGCAAGGGGGTAACGCATGTTTTTTCGTACGACCTGATCTCAACAAGTTTGAAGTCAAGACGAAAGCTATCTTTATCCGCGTGACAAAACAAGGGGGAAAATCACAATACTCCACTAAAGTCGCAGCTGGAGGGAATTGTTTGCGTTGGTGTGAAGCTGCGGGAGGAGGGTAAAAGCAGATTCCTCCGCTTCGCTGCGGAATGACAACAAGAGGGCAAGCAACGACAACTGCAGCTGCAACGGCAACGGCAACAGCAACGACAACTGCAACTGCAACCGCAACCGCAACGACAACGACAACGACAACCTCAGATTCCTCCGCTTCGCTGCGGAATGACAACAAAAGGGCAAGCAACGACAACTCCTTGGTTGGGTCGGTAGATTTTGGGGGCGACGGGGGGCGCGGTACATCCCCAGGCTTCGGAACCTCGTCCACCTGTGGAGTACACCTAGGGGAGTACATGGAAAGAGGATTGAACTATGGCTGACAACATTATTGCTAGCGCAGAGCCGATTGAGCATCCGAAGGCTCCACATGACCCCAAAGAGATCAATCCGAAGATGTCGTCCGATATTCACTACTGGGCGAAGGAGTTTGGGGTGACCGGCGATCAGCTGCATGAGGCGATCCGGGTGCACGGGACGCATGTGGATAAGGTTCGCGCTGCGCTGAATCATCACAAGGGTTAGGCAAGCGGCGTTCGCATGGACGTGCGCGGAGATTCTTGCAAAAAGGACGTTGCTTCGACAGATAGCCGTTTGCGCGGATTGAAACGTTCGTACCGATAGACGTTCGCACGGATAGGGACGTTCGTGCAGAAAGACGTTCGCATAGATAGACGTTCGCACAGGGAAGACGAGCGACTTTGCGGCTGTGCCGTGGGTCGCTCGTTTTGCGTTGCCGGTCTTACGTTGCCGGTCGTGTGTTGGCGGTCGTGTGTTATCAGCGATGTTTGCGTGGCAGTGTGGATTGGTTTGGCGGGACGGAAAATCTTTTTTACTGCCGTTTTGTTTTTGCACAACGCGGCGGGTTGCAGGCGGCATCAAGGGATGCAAGGGGGTAGGCTATGGACCCAAAGATCGTAACCGCTATTTTGATTGCTGTTGCTGTGCTGATAGTTGTCGGGGTGATTTTATATACCAGACGCAACCGATCGGCGCAGCTGAAACAGAAGTTTGGCCCGGAGTATGACCGGGTTGTGAGTCAACAGGGCGACCCGAAGCTCGCCGAGAACGTTCTCGCCGAGAGGGAGCGGCGGGTGTCGAGCCTGAAACTACGTTCGCTGCCTGAGGCGGAGCGTGATCGTTATATGCATCAGTGGACCTTTGTTCAGAAGCAGTTTGTGGATGATCCACGTGGTGCGGTGAACGAAGCGGATCGGCTGGTGACGGATGTGATGAATTCGCGTGGCTATCCGATGAGTGAGTTTGCCCAGCGTGCCGATGACATCTCGGTTCATTATCCCGAGACGGTGGGCAACTACAGGGTGGCGCACGATATTGTTCTGCGCCATGCCAAGGGCCAGTCCACTACTGAAGACCTGCGGAGAGCGATGGTGCACTTCCGTTCGCTGTTCGACGAATTGCTTGGCGTGACAGCCACGACCCACAAGGAGGTAGCATGATAGGCGAAGTTCGCGATGACGCAAGATTGACTGCAGATGAGATCGCAAATCGAGTACCGGGATCTCGGTATGAGCATACGAATTATCCAACAAGTACGGAGGTGATCGATGATTCGCGGAATGATCCGCGGATCGGCTCGCGCGAAGTTGTGCGGGATGTGGATGTCGATCGTGAGGTTGCAGCGCAGAGGCTGCAGGTTGTGGATGAGAGAGTTGCGGACCAGAGAGTTGGCGACGAGCGAGCGGCTGCGGATCAGAGACCCGTGGAGCAGAGAATGGATTCGGGGCTTGGGAACGATCAGCCTGGGCCGCTGTTTCCAAGCAACGAGCTGAACGATCTTCGCGCGCGCTGGGACAAGGCTCAGATCGGGTTTGTCGATGAGCCGAGGACCGCGGTAAAACAGGCGGATGAGCTGGTTGCGACCGTGGTGAAGCGGATCTCGGAGCAGTTCGCGACGGAGCGGTCGGAGCTGGAGCATCAGTGGGATCGCGGAGACAATGTGTCGACCGAGGATCTGCGACAGGCGCTGCGGCGGTATCGTTCGTTTTTTGATCGCCTGCTGGCATTCTGACGACGCACGAAAAAACTGCCCATCTTCGCAACTTGAAGTCTGCGAAGATGGGCGTTTTTTTGTTACATGAGAACCAACGGGCCTAGCTAATACAGCAGCTTTGTTTCTATTTGTTCAAATCGTGAATGGTCTGCCCCACGGCCTGTCCGACGCGCCCTGCGGCATCCTTCACATCTCCAACGACGCGATCCGCGGTGCCCTCATCGGCCAGGTTCTGGTTGCCGGTGAGATTGCCTGCGCCTTCTTTGATGGCGCCGGCGACCGAACCCAGCTTGCCCTCGGCCTGTTTCTTCGTGCCCCAGGCGTAGGTCTTGCGGGCTGCATCGGTGAATCCGTCATAACTGGTGTCATAGGCCGGCTCTGGTTCGTTGACGAAAAGCAGGTACGTGACCGCGACGCCGACTCCAATACCGGCAAGGATCCAGGGGAATCCCCTCATAGCAAAAACCTCCAATGAGTAGGATGCAGTTTTCGCCTGTCGGGGAAGCTGAATTTCTCTGGTGTGGACCTTATTCGGTCGCGGGTTGAGTGTCCGAAGCGCTGCGGCGGTCTATGGGCTAAGAGTGGGCTAAGAGTGCGTCCTAGCGTGTCTTAGCGTGTTGAGGCGGCGCTACGGAGGGGCTGCAGATCCTGATCTAGCATTCCGGCCAGATCCGTCGCCAGGCCGGAGCCTTTCGCGTCGGTGTAGGTGCCTAGCGTGCCCTTCAACTCCACATCGGTCTTCTTGCCGGCGACCTCCTCGGTGCAGGGAGTTCCAGTGAGGTAGGAGGCGGTGAAGCCGATGGTGCGCTTGGCCGTGGTCTGCTCCTGAATGACGACGTGCAGCGTGCGGTCTGCGTTGGCGGCGGTGTCGACTACGGTGACGCCGGTGAGCGAACTTATCGCCTGGCGGATCTGGCCTGCGATTGCGCCGGTGGAGTCATCCCCCGCTACGGTCAGCAGCACGTGAATCTGTCCGGACGGCGTGGTTCCGCTCGCAGGACATACGAGCCAGTGCTTCTTCGGATCGGGCTTGGCCGAGTTCATCAGGTTCGTCAGCTGTACCTGGGTCAGCTTGTTGAGTCCGTCGGCCTTGAAGTCATCTGAAGAGATGCCGAGGGTCTTCTGCACGTCCGGCGACCAGACTGCCATGGCTGACTTGGCCGAGGTCTTCGGCTTGTGCGGAGCAGTCGGGGGAGCTGTTTGCGCCGCCGCAAGGGAACCGGCGATCGCCAGCCCCATAAGCCCCGCGACTAGCCCTCCAGAGATGCCATAGATCAGATCCTTCACAGACTCTCCAATCCCATTCTTTTGAAGCTACTGCAAGAAGAGACGATGCTGCACGCCAATTAGACGAAAATCGGTTTCTATTCTTTAGGCCAGGGGGAGCTGACTCCGGAGTGGATGGACGAATTCCTGTTATACCGCATTGAGAAGACGACCTTTGGCCGTCATAGGTTGCACAACTCCTTCAAAAAGACGCTGTTCGATACCTGGATTCTGTCATTCCCGGCTCGATTTGGCCCCACGCGGGGCGGAGATCTCGCATCTAACCGGGAATGACCAAGCTACGAAACGCGGTCCTTCTTACGCCTCTTCTCTTTGCGGCCGGAATAGCTCCGGCGTTTGCACAACATTACGATAACAACAGTGCCTACTACAGCGGTATGCGTAACGGCGGCCATGGCGGCAACTACTATAACAATCGCGATCGCCCCTACCATGACGACCATCGCCGGGATCAGGGGGGCATCGGACCTGGCAAGGGCGCGCTGATCGGTGCAGGTGGCGGGGCGGTTCTCGGAGCAGTCTTCGGTGGCGGCCTCAAGGGTACCCTTATTGGCGGAGCAGCCGGCGCAGGCATCGGAGCCGTAGTAGGCAAGGCCGCCCAGAACAAACGCGACGATCGCCGCTACTACTAGCGCTTTCTAACCTACGAACGTAAAGGAACGATCCCCATGCGCCTCATCTATCGCCTCGCACTCTGCTTCGCTATCGCCGCCGTCGCCCTTAGTGCTTCTGCCCAGCAACCCTCGGCTCAGCAACCCTCGGCCGTTACCATCACACCTTCGGCAGACGCTGCTGCCCCCCACAACTGGACGAACGAGCAGATCCTGACCTGCCCCGTCTCCGATTGCTGGCAGCTCGCAGGCAAGAACGAAGCCACCTTCTTCGACATCATCCAGCAGCTTGCCGCGATCTCCGCGCAGGCTCGGGGCCTGACCCTTCCGGATAACGCCGAGGCTGGCAGACGCGCCGGCGAGTATATCAAGGCAAAGGCTAAGTCCGATCATCGGCAGCTGCTTTATGCAATCGTCGACGCCTCCGTCCGACGGGTAGGGACCAGACCTCCGACCGCTCCGGCGAACTAACTCTGGGTTCAGCAGCGGGAGGCAGACGCTAAGATAATTCCCATGCGTCTCCTCCTGCTGGTTACCGCCTCGCTCCTTGCGTCCAGAGCACTCTCTCAGACACCTGCGGCTCCGCCGCAGCTTCCTGCCTCCGTCGAGATCGTCAAGCTGGAACAAAATCTCTGGACGACAATGACCGAGGGCGACTTCGCGGCTGTTCACGCCTTGTTTACGCCGGACTTCATCCAGGTCGACGAGCATATTCAGGCTCTGGACACGCTTCTGATCACCCTAAAACACTGCAAGCTCGAGTCCTACGAACTTCGTGATCTCCAGGTTCGCATTCTGACGCCAGACTCTGCGCTTACCGCTTATCACGTGGTCAATACGTTCAACTGTGGCAGCGCGGATAAACCGTCTCTCATGAATAATGACAACAACTCCGTCACCGTCTGGGTTCGGCAGCCTAAGAGCGGGAGATGGCTTGCCCAGGCCCATACGGAGACACCTGCGAAACCCTGAGGATGGACTGACGGGCTTGTCCTGCCGGACGGGCTCCCTGCGCGGGAGGCGGTCACTTCGTGACGCGTGTACCGGTCTGGGTTCGGGAAGAACCGGGGCCCTCCCGTTGGTCGGGCGCGGCAGCGTCTCGTCTCATGGTCCGGGATGCAAAACCCGGAGACTTGGCATACATTCGATCTGCCTGAGAAAAAGAGGTGTTCGTGTCCGCGTTCAGGAGTGGTTGCAAATTCTGCTTTCAGATAGCCGGCCTTGCAGTGTTGTGCGCGTCGTTGAACGGCTGTGTCGATCTTGATGACGCGGCGGGTCTTTCAAAACTCTCCGACGAAGCACGAGTCGCGCTCCCTAAGGTTTCTAACGATGTCGCGGCAACCTGTGCGCGCCAGAACGTACTGTTCGAGAACACTCCGGCCGCAGAGCGCCCCAAGGCAGAACAGGCGCAGGACTGTAAGCCATACCAGGAGCTGGCCGATCATCTGGCGAAGGATCAGAACGTGCTTATCGGCTACTTTAACGCCCTCGGCAAGCTCTCCTCGAACAAGCCGATGGGATACGATGCAACCATCGATCAGAATGTAACCACCTCCAGCACAAATACCGCCTTCTCCCCGAGCGCGATTACCGCAGGCAACGACGCGCAAAACATCTTGAAGTCCCTGGCCGACGCAGCCACCAGCGGGTACCGCGAAAAGCAGCTTGGGCAACTGATCAGCGCCAACGATGCCGCCGTTCAATCTCTCACACACTCGCTCAAGAAGGTCATCACCGCCGATTATGCCCTGCTTCTCACCAACGAGGAGCTCAGCCTCGATTCCTTCTACCAGGGCCCGATGGCAAGCGCTCTACCGAATGAGCGACTCGCTCTCATCCTCGTGCAGAGGCAGTACGCCCACGACAAAACTGCGCTGCAATCTCGCAAAGACGGCGTTGTCAGCTACGGCAAAGCGATGGACGACTTAGCCGCCTTGCACACGAAGCTAAGGCAGGAGGCGGGCAAGCGGGCAAACATGGTGGAGGTTTCAAAACAAATCGGGCCTATCGTCGAATCGCTCAAGACGGCACTCTCAGATATCCAGTCGAGGTCGAATCAGCCATGAAGAAATCTAAACCGGTCGCAGGCGTCACGCCAAAGGCGGTCACCGTAGCGTCCGCTACAACTCTCAGTGACGATCAGATGCAGGCGCTAGCCCAGTCTTTTCACGACATCGCCGTAGAGATAGGACAGGTTCGCCTGAACGCGATCAGCGCTGGCAGCAAGCTCACCGATTCTGCGATCGTTCAACTGCAAGGCTACGTTTATTCCCTGATGACGACTGCCGGGAACTTCGCTCTTCAGGCCGCTAACCTGACCCTCGCCAACGCCGATCAAGCAGTCAGTGAGATCTCCCTGGCCACTCAAGCAGCGGACAAGGCGCTCGATAAGCTTCAGGATATCGACAAAGCGGTCAAGATAGCCTCTTCGGTGATCGTTCTGGCGATGGCCATCTCCACGAAGGACATGGGCCAGATTGCAGCGGCGGCCAAATCGGTCGTCACGGCGGCCGGCGTGTCGGTGTAGCGTCGCCATAAAGACCGAATAGGGGTTTTTACCCCTTGGGATAGTCCGGACAGCGAGGCGACTGTTGGATTGCGGTGCGAGTTCCTCCTTCGCGAGGCAAACTGCCTTGCTTCGTCGTGACTATCATTCCCTGTCGGAACAGACTGCAAACATCCCGATATGGTACGAGCACGGATTTACCGACGGCTTTATTTGGTAAAAAACGGCTCCTAGTCAAGACCGCGAACTAGAATTCTTTATAGAACTTCAAGACGAAACGCAAACCAAAAAAGGATCTTGAGATTCGGTAAGCGAAAGTATTAACCGAATCGAAACTTTTGTCTGCACTTTGCGTCTTCATTTTATGTGAGATTGTGCCCGTCGAGGCGCACCCTCCCCAGAGGAAACAAGAATGACTCACAGGTTCAAGCGGTTCGCGATCACGCTGATGCTTCTTATAGCGCTCAGCTTTACCTTCGAGCGCCAGGCCCACGCCTACGTCGATCCCGGCTCAGGTCTGCTCTTGTTTCAAGGCATCAGCGCGGCAATCTCAGGAGCTCTCTTCTACTTCCGCCGCCGGCTCAAGAGTCTCTTCGTCAAACCTCAAGCAAAGTCGGAGCACGGAACAACACCGTTCAGCTCGTAGGGGAATTGTCCAGGCGAAAACTTACTGCTGCGGATCCTCCGGCATAATTGCCCCTGCCTTGACCCATCGCTCCACCGTCGCGATATCCGCATCAGAGAGCTTCGGCTGCTTCGGCGGCATCGGCATCGGATCCTTCGCTGGCCCCTCATGACGGATCAGCCGCACGAGCAGACTGTTTGCCGGATCTCCGGGTATCAGCACCGGACCTTCATGTCCACCCTTCAACATCCCCGCCCGCGTTTGAATACTCAACCCGCCGCGATGGTTCGTCCCGCCATGACACCGGTAGCAGTTCGCCTGAAGGATCGGCTGAACCTTCGTTGAGTAGAACTCGGGGTTCGCTGCCTCATCGGCCCCCGCAGCCTGCACCGCTCCCGCTCGTAACCCCAACCCCAGCAGCCCGATAGTGACCAGCCCCAAGCACGCCAACATCCTCTTCATCCATTCCTCCCTGTTAATCGACAAGTATACGGAACCCACCTCGTCACTTACACGCTCTCTCATCAACGATTAACTTAGAAGTTGCTCTGGCGTCTCCGCGCCTCCGAAAACATGATGCGTTTGAACGCCCCCATACCGGCCCTTCTGGCGCTTGCAGCCCTGTCTTTGTCTTCTGCAAGCAGCCTCGCCAAACCGACGCATCACCCCTCGGCCCATAAAAAGACCGTTGCCGCTGCAGCTGCAAAGCATCCAGACAAACAAAAGGCCGCCGCCAAACCGACGCACGCCGCCCATGGCTCCAAACACCACGGCGCGCCGAAGGCTGACCCTCCCGTTACCGCCCGCGTTCATGCGCGGAGTACGACCGCACACCACCGCCTGCGGCACGCCGTCAGCGCCCCGGTGCCGAGGAGCACGCAGCCTGAGCTGACAGCCTCCGCAGCCGCACCGCAGAAGGCGACTTCGGAGGACTTCCTCAAAGCCGCCGCGTCCACGCAGATGGAGACGCAGGCCGCCGTCGCGATCCACGGAACCTCTCGCCCTGAAGAGCTCAACGAGACACGTGATGCGCCTGTGCGCAAACCCACCGCAAAGCCCGTCTCCGTGGCCAAGCCAGTACCTGTGATCAGCGTTGTCCGCCCGGCTGCGGAGAGGCCACAGCTGGCCAGCGTCGAAGAGGTCGCATCGACTCCGGTCATCCTACCCAATCTCTACAACAAGCGCGGCCGCCTCATCGTCCCGCCGCCGCTGAAGGGCTCTCACGAGATCCTCGTTCACCAGAACGAGGTTGCCGATCGCGATGGACTCTCTCGCATTCAGGATGACGGCGACCTTACGGACATGCGCAGCAAGAAGCTGCTCGTCGCGCTGCCCGAGAACGAAGGTTTGCAGGTGGACGACCGTCTGCCCACAAACCGGCGGTACTGCCGTCCCTGGACTGCGCAGTTTCTCGCGACCCTGGCGCGCGCACACTACGCTCGCTTCCATACGCCGCTGCAGGTCAACTCCGCAGTGCGCACGGTCGAATTTCAGCAGCACCTGATGCACATCAACGGCAACGCCGCTCCCGCGGAAGGCGACACCGCGTCTCCTCACCTTACCGGTCAGGCGATCGACATTGCGAAGCATGGCCTCTCACTCGCCGAGATTGCGTGGCTCCGCGGATACCTTCTTCCACTCGTGCAAGAGGGGAAAGTTGATGTCGAGGAGGAGTTCCAGCAGTCCTGCTTCCACGTCAGCGTGTACAAAAAGTACCTGCCGCCTGCGCCTGAGCGCGACCTCGCCATCCTGCATCACGGCGGAACGTCTGCACTGGCTACGG
This Tunturibacter gelidoferens DNA region includes the following protein-coding sequences:
- a CDS encoding nuclear transport factor 2 family protein, yielding MRLLLLVTASLLASRALSQTPAAPPQLPASVEIVKLEQNLWTTMTEGDFAAVHALFTPDFIQVDEHIQALDTLLITLKHCKLESYELRDLQVRILTPDSALTAYHVVNTFNCGSADKPSLMNNDNNSVTVWVRQPKSGRWLAQAHTETPAKP
- a CDS encoding c-type cytochrome domain-containing protein, which gives rise to MKRMLACLGLVTIGLLGLGLRAGAVQAAGADEAANPEFYSTKVQPILQANCYRCHGGTNHRGGLSIQTRAGMLKGGHEGPVLIPGDPANSLLVRLIRHEGPAKDPMPMPPKQPKLSDADIATVERWVKAGAIMPEDPQQ
- a CDS encoding DUF5715 family protein, encoding MMRLNAPIPALLALAALSLSSASSLAKPTHHPSAHKKTVAAAAAKHPDKQKAAAKPTHAAHGSKHHGAPKADPPVTARVHARSTTAHHRLRHAVSAPVPRSTQPELTASAAAPQKATSEDFLKAAASTQMETQAAVAIHGTSRPEELNETRDAPVRKPTAKPVSVAKPVPVISVVRPAAERPQLASVEEVASTPVILPNLYNKRGRLIVPPPLKGSHEILVHQNEVADRDGLSRIQDDGDLTDMRSKKLLVALPENEGLQVDDRLPTNRRYCRPWTAQFLATLARAHYARFHTPLQVNSAVRTVEFQQHLMHINGNAAPAEGDTASPHLTGQAIDIAKHGLSLAEIAWLRGYLLPLVQEGKVDVEEEFQQSCFHVSVYKKYLPPAPERDLAILHHGGTSALATALR
- a CDS encoding DUF3606 domain-containing protein produces the protein MADNIIASAEPIEHPKAPHDPKEINPKMSSDIHYWAKEFGVTGDQLHEAIRVHGTHVDKVRAALNHHKG
- a CDS encoding glycine zipper 2TM domain-containing protein, translating into MTKLRNAVLLTPLLFAAGIAPAFAQHYDNNSAYYSGMRNGGHGGNYYNNRDRPYHDDHRRDQGGIGPGKGALIGAGGGAVLGAVFGGGLKGTLIGGAAGAGIGAVVGKAAQNKRDDRRYY
- a CDS encoding CsbD family protein — its product is MRGFPWILAGIGVGVAVTYLLFVNEPEPAYDTSYDGFTDAARKTYAWGTKKQAEGKLGSVAGAIKEGAGNLTGNQNLADEGTADRVVGDVKDAAGRVGQAVGQTIHDLNK
- a CDS encoding Fic family protein, with product MGLSGYAGNWRPSGIEIQGSGHTPPDPFRIPEMIEELCDYVNERWNEKSPLHLASYVMWRLNWIHPFTDGNGRTSRAASYLILCVKLGYLLPGKLTIPEQISADKRPYYKALEEADIAWREGKIDLTAMKELLGSMLAAQLVAVHEDSKLGGE